One window of the Meriones unguiculatus strain TT.TT164.6M chromosome 13 unlocalized genomic scaffold, Bangor_MerUng_6.1 Chr13_unordered_Scaffold_28, whole genome shotgun sequence genome contains the following:
- the LOC132650643 gene encoding zinc finger protein OZF-like codes for MLLSKIEMGPKEDRNMDWLLPCQTALTYNDVHVNFTREEWALLDPSQRNLYKDVMLEIYRNLTAIGYNCEGHNMEDHCQSSRRHARYENSDSRDKPSEDTQYNEIFAPHSGSHTYESIHTVEDCYECNQYGNAFAHNSHLLKHKRTHIGEKPNECTQYGKAFACNSDLLRHERTHTGEKPYECNQCGKAFPCNIELLRHERTHTGEKPYGCNQCGKAFAHNSSVLRHQRTHTGEKPYECKQCGKSFAQNFNLLMHGRSHTGEKPYECNQCGKAFGRKSHLLTHERTHTAEKPYECNQCAETFARNNSLLVHYRTHTGEKPYQCNQCGKAFTCNSSLILHKRAHTGEKPYECNQCGKAFLRKSNLLTHERTHTGEKPYECNQCAKTFARNNSLLVHYRTHTGEKPYQCNQCGKAFTCNSSLMLHKRAHTGEKPYECNQCGKAFLRKSNLLTHERTHTGEKPYECNQCAKTFAYNSSLLVHKRTHTGEQFHACN; via the exons actgcattgacctacaatgatgtccatgtgaacttcactcgagaagagtgggctttgctggatccttcccagaggaatctctacaaagatgtaatgctagagatctacaggaacctcactgctatag gctacaattgcgAAGGTCATAATATGGAAGatcattgtcaaagttctagaagacatgcaag gtatgaaaacagtgATAGCAGAGACAAACCctctgaagatactcaatataaTGAAATATTTGCACCTCACAGTGGTTcccacacatatgaaagtatCCATACTGTTGAGGATtgctatgaatgtaaccaatatgGGAAcgcctttgcacataacagtcatctcctaaaacataaaaggacacatataggagagaaacctaATGAATGTACacaatatggtaaagcctttgcatgtaacagtgatctcctaagacacgaaagaactcacactggagagaaaccttatgaatgtaaccagtgtggtaaagcctttccatgtaatATTGAACTCCTaagacatgaaagaactcacactggagagaaaccttatggatgtaaccaatgtggtaaagcctttgcacataacagtaGTGTCCTGAGACatcaaagaactcacactggagagaaaccttatgaatgtaagcagtgtggtaaatcctttgcacaGAACTTTAATCTCCTAATGCATGGAAgatctcacactggagagaaaccttatgaatgtaaccaatgtggtaaagcctttggtCGTAAAAGTCATCTCTTaacacatgaaagaactcacactgccgagaaaccttatgaatgtaaccaatgtgctgAAACCTTTGCACGTAACAATAGTCTCCTGGTACACTatagaactcacactggagagaaaccttaccaatgtaaccaatgtggtaaagcctttacatgtaacagtagtctcattctacataaaagagctcacactggtgagaaaccttatgaatgtaaccaatgtggtaaagcctttctacgTAAAAGTAATCTCTTaacacatgaaagaactcacactggagagaaaccttatgaatgtaaccaatgtgctaaAACCTTTGCACGTAACAATAGTCTCCTGGTACAttacagaactcacactggagagaaaccttaccaatgtaaccaatgtggtaaagcctttacatgtaacagtagtctcatgctacataaaagagctcacactggagagaaaccttatgaatgtaaccaatgtggtaaagcctttctacgTAAAAGTAATCTCTTaacacatgaaagaactcacactggagagaaaccttatgaatgtaaccaatgtgctaaaacctttgcatataacagtagtctcctggtacataaaagaactcacactggagagcaATTTCATGCATGTAACTAG